One window from the genome of Candidatus Poribacteria bacterium encodes:
- a CDS encoding ATP-binding cassette domain-containing protein: MNLLQLENVHKKFGDFTAVSDISFSIEKGSIYGLLGPNGAGKTTTLRMIMDMIAPDAGSITFSGNRHIRDFLDQIGYLPEERGLYRKMKVRDVILFIAELKGLYKQQALGEIERWLEKMQLSEWANKRIDELSKGMAQKIQFITTVIHKPELIILDEPFSGLDPINMTLLKDMMLELRDNGSTIIFSTHVMEQVEKLCDRICLIHQGEVLLEGELRAVKRAFGKNSVEIECVGSLEPIRNSAWIQGVNDFGQYAEVKLRTPEDYRSLLRELVEKGIDVTRFELVEPTLHEIFVQSVEAHGGVVQDAE; encoded by the coding sequence ACTCGAAAATGTCCATAAAAAGTTTGGCGATTTCACAGCCGTGTCGGATATTTCCTTCAGCATTGAGAAGGGAAGTATATACGGACTCTTGGGTCCCAACGGTGCCGGAAAAACAACCACGCTCCGCATGATAATGGATATGATCGCACCGGATGCGGGCAGTATTACCTTCAGTGGCAATCGGCACATCCGAGATTTTTTGGATCAGATTGGATATCTGCCGGAGGAGCGCGGCTTATACCGCAAAATGAAGGTGCGGGATGTCATCCTTTTTATTGCCGAATTAAAAGGCTTATATAAGCAGCAAGCACTCGGTGAGATTGAGCGATGGTTGGAGAAAATGCAGCTGTCAGAATGGGCGAACAAGCGGATCGATGAGCTTTCTAAGGGGATGGCTCAGAAAATTCAGTTCATCACCACAGTGATTCACAAACCGGAGCTGATTATCCTTGATGAACCCTTTTCCGGTCTGGACCCCATTAACATGACGCTCCTCAAAGATATGATGCTTGAATTACGTGATAACGGCAGTACAATTATCTTCTCAACCCATGTCATGGAACAGGTGGAAAAACTCTGTGATCGCATCTGTCTTATACATCAAGGCGAGGTGTTGCTTGAAGGCGAACTCCGCGCTGTGAAGCGTGCCTTCGGCAAAAATTCCGTTGAGATTGAATGTGTAGGGAGTCTTGAACCGATTCGCAACTCCGCTTGGATTCAAGGAGTCAACGATTTTGGACAGTATGCTGAGGTAAAATTGAGAACCCCAGAAGACTACCGTTCATTGCTCCGTGAACTGGTTGAGAAGGGCATTGATGTGACACGATTTGAATTAGTTGAACCGACGTTACACGAAATTTTCGTCCAGAGCGTTGAAGCGCACGGAGGCGTCGTGCAAGATGCCGAATAA